One part of the Acipenser ruthenus chromosome 55, fAciRut3.2 maternal haplotype, whole genome shotgun sequence genome encodes these proteins:
- the LOC117401622 gene encoding histone-lysine N-methyltransferase SUV39H1-like — protein MAENLNGCHVVCKSSQSHLQYLCRLERVACTDLGISKKNLNHFEVEYLCDYKKKGDQEFYLVKWKGYPESQNTWEPRRNLKCLKILKQFHLDLERELQRRKQRRGLKKLDHSLAHFMLQKAKQRQHLGRWEASLNTTREHKGRIFVRNDVDLEGPPKDFTYINNYKVGEGIVLTEVAVGCECRDCFEEPLEGCCAGASLHRFAYNDKGQVRLKAGQPVYECNTRCRCGPECLNRVVQKGIQYDMSIFKTDNGRGWGVRTMEKIRKNSFVMEYVGEIITSEEAERRGHIYDRQGATYLFDLDYVEDVYTVDAAHHGNISHFVNHSCTPNLQVYNVFINNIDERLPRIAFFATRMIKAGEELTFDYKMQIDPVDAESTRMDSNFGLAGMTGSPKKRVQMECKCGVESCRKYLF, from the exons ATGGCGGAAAATTTAAACG GATGTCACGTGGTGTGCAAGTCATCCCAGAGTCACCTGCAGTACCTGTGCCGCTTGGAGAGAGTGGCGTGCACAGACCTGGGCATTAGCAAGAAGAACCTCAATCACTTTGAAGTGGAGTACCTCTGCGACTACAAGAAAAAGGGG GACCAAGAGTTCTACCTGGTGAAATGGAAGGGCTACCCGGAGTCCCAGAACACCTGGGAGCCGCGCAGGAACCTCAAGTGCCTGAAGATCCTCAAGCAGTTCCATCTGGACCTGGAGCGGGAGCTGCAGCGGCGCAAGCAGCGACGCGGCCTGAAGAAGCTGGACCACAGCCTGGCGCATTTCATGCTGCAGAAAGCCAAGCAGAGGCAGCACCTGGGCCGCTGGGAGGCCTCCCTGAACACCACGCGGGAGCACAAGGGGAGGATCTTCGTCCGGAACGACGTGGACCTCGAAGGGCCCCCCAAGGACTTCACCTACATCAACAACTACAAAGTGGGCGAGGGGATCGTGCTGACGGAAGTGGCGGTGGGCTGCGAATGCCGGGACTGCTTCGAGGAGCCCCTGGAGGGCTGCTGTGCCGGGGCCTCACTCCACAGGTTCGCCTACAACGACAAGGGCCAGGTGAGGCTGAAGGCGGGGCAGCCCGTGTACGAGTGTAACACGCGCTGCCGCTGCGGGCCAGAGTGCCTGAACCGCGTGGTGCAGAAGGGCATTCAGTACGACATGAGCATCTTCAAGACGGACAACGGCCGGGGGTGGGGGGTGCGGACCATGGAGAAGATTAGGAAGAACAGCTTCGTCATGGAGTACGTCGGAGAG ATCATAACTTCAGAAGAGGCGGAGCGGCGAGGCCATATCTACGACCGGCAGGGCGCCACCTACCTGTTTGATCTGGACTACGTGGAGGACGTGTACACGGTGGACGCTGCTCACCACGGGAACATCTCGCACTTCGTCAACCACAGC TGCACCCCGAATCTGCAAGTCTACAACGTGTTCATTAATAACATTGACGAGAGGCTGCCGAGGATCGCTTTCTTCGCCACCAGAATGATCAAAGCTGGGGAAGAGCTGACCTTCGACTACAAGATGCAAA TTGATCCAGTGGATGCTGAAAGCACGAGGATGGATTCCAATTTCGGTCTGGCTGGAATGACCGGTTCCCCAAAGAAAAGGGTTCAAATGGAGTGCAAATGTGGAGTGGAGTCGTGTCGGAAGTATCTGTTTTAA
- the pqbp1 gene encoding polyglutamine-binding protein 1, with protein sequence MPLPPALLARLSKRGILKHSENDVDEEVIAEDYDDNNVDYEATQVENLPPNWYKVFDPDCGLPYYWNIETDMVSWLSPNDPSVVVTRGPKKMKEVEERAEHFEKPNRDELREKRHYRREESAPYQKTKRGRDRVDEEMDPMDPSAYSDAPRGSWATGLPKRNEAKTGADTTAAGPLFQQRPYPSPGAVLRANAEATRAKELK encoded by the exons ATGCCTCTGCCTCCGGCGCTTCTAGCCCGCCTGTCGAAGAGAGGTATTCTTAAACACTCGGAAAACG ATGTCGATGAGGAAGTCATTGCCGAAGACTACGATGACAACAACGTGGATTACGAAGCCACTCAGGTGGAGAACCTGCCCCCAAACTGGTACAAGGTGTTTGATCCTGACTG CGGACTGCCGTACTACTGGAACATAGAGACTGACATGGTGTCCTGGCTCTCTCCAAACGACCCCAGCGTGGTCGTCACAAGAGGCCCCAAGAAGATGAAAG AGGTGGAGGAGAGGGCTGAGCACTTCGAAAAGCCGAACCGGGACGAGTTGAGAGAGAAGAGGCACTATCGGAGGGAAGAGAGCGCCCCCTATCAGAAAACAAAGAGAG GCCGAGACAGAGTAGATGAGGAGATGGACCCCATGGATCCGAGCGCTTATTCGGACGCCCCACG GGGGTCGTGGGCGACGGGGCTCCCCAAACGCAACGAGGCGAAGACGGGGGCTGACACCACAGCAGCGGGACCCCTCTTCCAGCAAAGACCCTACCCCAGCCCTGGGGCTGTCCTGAGGGCCAACGCAGAGGCGACACGGGCAAAGGAGTTAAAATAG
- the LOC117401638 gene encoding membrane-associated guanylate kinase, WW and PDZ domain-containing protein 2-like: protein MSKAAVRRFHWRSKIQESLVPLNEASGEMGVALGGGADHGEFPFILEIRGCEARLGDLVLEIGETPVLGLTLGDVNGVLHSCPHPVFIKTVPPGPSLCKDLCLYLSKCFTPGSVDSQLQQVIRENLYLRALPCTTRPLRDGEIAGVDYNFVSIQDYFSLKESGALLESGMFKGNYYGTPRPLQIGQDSPPISYQEHRTLLQKFNTRSKSLSNLEKVGEDEDRSEEGDSGLPVTGGCVANNPAPPLSPSQSRDSSAGEGSELENEGDAVRGNWETGFSASEEPCFMRERQGPTTELLCGLSIDPASDKPGCRYTSHSGKTDTWLDPRTQTKETQNKTEKMSRFTDKASELKGYSVYTRLSKGPQGFGFNLVGGSQPQEFLQVYSVTPGGPTALRTADILVFVNDTCVLGMSHKEAVEMLKSVPSGHSVDLVLRRGYPMLYNPDGCPKLKADSSATSDPLQDESGRSNGYPSIPSIPSNGVQNASSLNGLPASHSALDHSSICNQRAALAGCSKPNLKLTNPLPIKPGAGGERGGTAGMTPASRTDSGASKQQPVPPLQPTTDAEHRTDCGFRGCPGNTNPGLAAQAGVPEVGGEYIPVPIGRSEQGAGFTVGQGGPGGGLAVVKRVLDRKQCPVLESGDVIVKVNGASVQSLSVPQLEKVLQEHIREGDVVLLVYREASLRSPLSLRSSQNGSQLNQLPKTPSFKEPSSNCSENGTEPNKSDSPDKLSPVPVPTLEFKKALVNSTSFLEPVPLTLTLEPREWLNAAGPTGSAQPGQEAVTREGSPWGLEVERRRQDKGCGFVTRREGKGPEFRDGSPNPHLTPRAQTAPVGHRIRPGSENPGAIEEEEESPRRSKLKEEERDRTRKKMWTAAAAAPSSLRTPAPSQREPRRHRGGGGKGSSQSPSRDREAWEEGGRQRGRRRAREQKGKADKRSKSLESSRKIENGGSGIRNSLEGPPDTPKQERTPSWSRTDGSSEEEGFGESSTASGKQGPQRPTSPEAASDRQVDGYLLFKDQGPLVKSTMQPGPWLLPSKERLCEVLETNTLKPN, encoded by the exons ATGTCGAAAGCCGCCGTGAGGAGGTTCCACTGGCGCAGCAAAATTCAAGAGAGTCTGGTGCCTCTAAACGAGGCCTCGGGCGAGATGGGCGTGGCCCTAGGGGGCGGGGCTGACCACGGGGAGTTCCCCTTCATCCTGGAGATCCGGGGGTGCGAGGCCCGGCTGGGAGACCTGGTCCTGGAAATTGGGGAGACCCCCGTGCTGGGGCTGACGCTGGGGGACGTGAACGGGGTCCTGCACAGCTGCCCCCACCCCGTCTTCATTAAGACAGTCCCTCCAG GGCCCAGCCTCTGTAAGGACTTGTGTCTCTACCTCAGTAAATGCTTCACTCCCGGGTCTGTGGACAGCCAGCTGCAACAAGTGATCAGAGAGAATCTTTACCTGAGAGCTCTGCCAT GCACGACCAGACCGCTGCGGGACGGGGAGATCGCCGGGGTGGATTATAATTTTGTAAGCATCCAGGACTACTTCTCCCTGAAAGAGAGTGGGGCGCTGCTGGAGAGCGGCATGTTCAAAG GGAATTATTACGGGACCCCCCGGCCGCTGCAGATTGGACAGGACAGCCCCCCCATCTCGTACCAGGAGCACCGCACCCTGCTGCAGAAATTCAACACCCGCAGCAAGTCCCTGAGCAACCTGGAGAAAGTGGGAGAGGACGAGGACAGGAGTGAGGAGGGAGACTCGGGCCTGCCCG TCACAGGTGGCTGTGTGGCAAATAACCCCGCCCCCCCGCTGTCCCCCAGCCAATCGCGTGACTCGAGCGCAGGGGAGGGCAGCGAGCTGGAGAACGAAGGGGACGCTGTGCGGGGGAACTGGGAGACGGGGTTCAGCGCGAGCGAGGAGCCCTGCTTCATGAGAGAGCGACAGGGTCCTACTACAGAACTGCTCTGTGGACTGAGCATTGACCCTGCTTCAGATAAACCAGGCTGCAGATATACCAG tcACAGCGGCAAGACAGACACTTGGCTGGATCCCAGAACACAGACCAAGGAGACGCAGAACAAGACAGAAA agATGTCTAGGTTCACTGATAAGGCGTCGGAGCTGAAGGGGTACTCTGTCTACACACGCCTCTCCAAGGGGCCTCAAGGATTCGGGTTCAACCTGGTGGGGGGCAGCCAGCCCCAGGAGTTCCTGCAGGTGTACAGTGTGACCCCTGGGGGCCCCACAGCCTTGCGCACAG CTGATATCCTGGTCTTTGTCAATGACACCTGCGTTCTGGGAATGTCCCACAAGGAGGCAGTAGAGATGCTCAAGTCAGTGCCCAGTGGCCACAGCGTGGACCTCGTTCTAAGAAGGGGGTACCCAATGCTCTATAACCCCGATGGTTGCCCCAAACTGAAAGCCGACTCCTCGGCGACCAGCGATCCCCTACAGGACGAATCCGGCAGATCCAACGGGTACCCCAGCATTCCCAGCATTCCCAGTAACGGAGTGCAGAATGCCAGCAGCCTGAACGGCCTGCCTGCCTCCCACAGCGCCCTTGATCACTCTTCAATATGCAACCAGAG GGCTGCACTGGCTGGCTGCAGCAAACCCAACCTGAAACTCACTAACCCACTCCCCATCAAACCAGGAgctggaggagagaggggagggacgGCAGGAATGACCCCAGCCTCGAGAACAGATTCTGGGGCATCAAAACAGCAACCGGTGCCTCCTTTGCAGCCGACGACAGATGCGGAACACAGAACAGACTGCGGATTCCGGGGTTGCCCCGGCAACACCAATCCGGGCTTGGCTGCCCAGGCTGGGGTTCCGGAAGTGGGCGGGGAGTACATCCCCGTGCCGATTGGACGCAGCGAGCAGGGGGCGGGGTTCACGGTGGGACAGGGAGGGCCCGGGGGCGGGCTGGCAGTGGTGAAGAGGGTGCTGGACAGGAAACAGTGTCCAGTCTTGGAGTCGGGAGACGTCATTGTGAAGGTGAACGGGGCCAGCGTGCAGAGTCTGAGCGTCCCACAGCTGGAGAAGGTGCTGCAGGAGCACATCAGGGAAGGGGACGTGGTGCTGCTGGTGTACAGAGAGG CCTCTCTCcgatcccctctctctctccgctcgTCCCAGAACGGCTCCCAGTTAAACCAGCTGCCCAAGACCCCCAGCTTCAAAGAACCCAGTTCGAACTGCAGTGAAAATGGCACAGAACCGAATAAGTCTGACAGCCCGGACAAGCTGTCCCCAGTCCCAGTGCCCACACTGGAGTTCAAAAAGGCCCTCGTGAATAGCACCAGCTTCCTGGAACCGGTTCCCTTGACTTTGACCCTGGAGCCCCGTGAATGGCTGAACGCGGCGGGCCCCACAGGAAGTGCGCAGCCGGGACAGGAAGCCGTGACCCGGGAGGGGTCCCCATGGGGCTTGGAGGTGGAGCGGAGGAGGCAGGACAAGGGGTGCGGGTTTGTGACGAGGCGCGAGGGCAAAG GCCCTGAATTCAGGGACGGGAGCCCCAACCCGCACCTCACTCCCCGGGCCCAGACGGCTCCAGTAGGGCACAGAATCAGGCCAGGGTCAGAGAACCCTGGAGcgatagaggaggaggaggagagtccCAGGAGGTCGAAACtcaaagaggaagagagagacagGACGAGGAAGAAGATGTggacagctgctgctgcagcccCTTCCAGCCTCCGCACCCCTGCCCCCTCGCAGAGGGAGCCCAGGAGACACAGGGGGGGAGGAGGGAAGGGGAGCAGTCAGAGTCCGTCCCGGGACAGAGAGGCGTGGGAGGAGGGAGGCAGACAGAGGGGTAGGAGGAGAGCGAGGGAGCAGAAAGGGAAGGCGGACAAGCGATCAAAGTCTCTAGAAAGCAGCAGGAAAATAGAAAATGGGGGCAGCGGCATTCGGAATTCATTAGAGGGACCCCCGGACACCCCCAAACAAGAACGCACCCCTTCCTGGAGCAGGACGGACGGGAGCAGTGAAGAGGAGGGATTTGGAGAGAGTTCAACAGCCAGTGGAAAGCAGGGACCCCAGCGACCCACAAGCCCAGAAGCCGCgtcagacagacaggtagatggGTACCTGCTTTTTAAAGACCAGGGGCCACTGGTAAAGAGCACCATGCAGCCAGGACCCTGGCTACTGCCCAGCAAGGAGCGGCTGTGTGAGGTTTTGGAAACCAATACACTCAAACCGAActga